GCCGGCCTGATCGTCGCCGCCCCGTCGATCGTGCGTGCCCAGGGAGCGGCCTGGCCCAACAAGCCGATCACCATCGTCGTGAATTTCCCCGCTGGCGGTCTCACCGACGGCATCGCCCGAGCCTTCGGCCAGTCCGTGAGCCAGGCCACCGGCCAGCAGGTGATGATCGACAACAAGCCGGGCGCCAGCGGCAACATCGGCGCGGCCCTCGTCGCCCGTGCACCGGCCGACGGCTACACCTTCCTGCATTCGGTCTCGAGCACGCTCATCCAGAACCGGGTGATGTTCAAGACGCTGGGCTTTGATCCCGACAAGGATCTCACCGTCGTGTCGGGCACCTCTTCCGGCGTACTGCCGGTCGTCGTGCACAAGTCGCTGCCGGCCGAGGTGAACGACCTCAAGTCGTTCATCGAGTACGCCAAGAAGAACAAGGTGAACTTCGGCTCGTGGGCGATGGGCTCATCGGCCCACATCTTCGCCCAGACATTGAACGAGAAGTACGGGCTCACCATGGAGGTCGTAACCTACAAGGGCGAGGCGCCGATGTGGCAGGACATGGGGGCGGGCCAGCTGCAGGCCGCCATGGGCAGCCCGCAGGCGATGAACGCGCTGATCGTGAAGGGCGATGTCCGCGGCATCGCGGCGCCGTCGAAGGTGCGCGCCCGCGTATTTCCCAACGTGCCGACCTCGCGCGAGCAGGGCTTCGACGACGATGCCTTCACCGTATCGGGCTGGCTGGCGCTGGCTGCGCCCGCCGCGACGCCGAAGGATATCGTCAAGAGGATGTCCGATCTCTGGGTCGCCGCCGCCGACTCCGAGCCCGGCAAGAAGATGATGGACAGCTTCGCCCTCGTGGAGAAGCCGATGCCCCACGAGGAAGTCATGGCCGACTATGAACGGCTGAAGACGGTCCTCATCCCGCGCATCGTCGCGCTGGGCATGAAGCCCGAGTAGCGATCAAGCCGAGACCCGCTTCAGGGTTTCGTCAAACCAGCGCGCGAGGCCGGTCATGCGGGCGTCCTCGTGCTGCTGGCCCATGAGCTGCAGGCCGACCGGCAGGCCGCCGACGCTCATCAGCGGCAGGGTGACGACCGGCGCGAACAGCATCGAGCTGGGAGCGTTGAACACGAAGTCACCGGTCGGACGCGGCGCCAGCGGCTGGCCGGGCACGTCTCCGGACCAGACCGGCGCCGGACCGGGGCAGGCGAGCGTGATCGCCGCATCGGCAAGCGGTGCCATCGTTGCATGCATCCGCTGGGCGTTCTGGCGAGCCAGCAGCGCCATGCGATAATCGTCGAGCGACATCGTCTCGGCCTTCGCAAGCGTCGCCTTGGCACGCTCGCTGACGCCGGCCGGATTGTTGTCGACGATGCCGCGCTGTCCCCAGCGATTTTCCCAGCTTGTGACGCCACCGCAGACGTTGCGGCCGTTGGCGATCGACTGTTCCAGCGCCTCGACCCAGGGATGATCCTTGCGGCGGATCAGCTCGACGCCGGCGTCGCGCAGTTGCTTCAGCACGCCGTCGAAGGCGGCCTTGGTCGCATTATCGACCTCGGCCCAGCCCTCGGTCTCCAGCACGACGAGGCGGTTCGGCTTCACGGCGGCGGGCAGCGTCGAGGGACCCATCAGGCCGACCTCGCCGCGATCGCCGCCGGCGCGCCGGGCAATCTCGATCGCGACCTGCCACATGTCCTGCAGCGAATTGGCGTGCGGCCCGTGCGTGCTCTGGCTCGTCGCCTGGCGCTCGCCGCGATTGATGCCACCCTGCGTCGGCTTCAGCGCGTAGTTTCCGCAATAGGCGGCGGGGCGGATGATCGAGCCGCCGACCTGCGTGCCGATGGCGGCCGGCACCATGTTGGCGCCGACGGCAGCGGCCGAGCCGGAGGAGGAGCCGCCCGGCGTACGCGTCGCATCGAACGGATTGGTCGTGGCGCCGGGATGCGAGCCGCCCAGCTCGGCCGTCACCGCCTTGGCGAGGATGATCGCGCCCGCCTGGCGCAGCGCCCAGACGGCGGCATTGTCGCGCTTGGGGAAATTGCCCTTGAAGGCCTCGCAGCCCATCTGCGTGGGCATGTCCTTCGTTTCAAGCAGGTCCTTGATGGCGAGCGGCATGCCGTCGATGGCGGAAAGCGGCTTGCCTTCCTTCCAGCGTGCGGTGCTGGCGTCGGCTGTTTCACGGGCGCCCGCTTCGTTGATCGCCGTGAATGCCTTCACCACCGGCTCGCGCGCCGCCACCGTCTCCAGGCAGCGTTCGAGATAGGCGCGCGGCGTGTCGCTGCCGTCGGCGAAGCGCTTCGCGGCATCGTGGAAGGTAAGCGGCTTGAAATCCTTGTACGCGGTCATCGCTGGTCGGTCCTCTGTGGATTGGCTATCGAATATGATTCAAGGGTCCTTCGCTGCGCTCAGGATGACACCATTTTTTTCAGCGGCGCACTGCGCAAGCCCCAGCAACTTTGTCATCCTGAGCGCAGCGAGGGACCTTTGCTTCGTTCGTCGTGGCTCGGCAGACCGACCCTAGCATGGGACCTCAGCGCACCCGATAGCGCTCGATCGCATCCGGATCGAAGGTGAAGCCGAGGCCCGGACGGTCAGGCACGGCGATATGGCCATCCTCAACCGCGATGGGCTCGCGATAGAGCTTCGACGTCCACGGCATGTATTCGAGCCAGGTCGCGTTGGCGAAGGCGCCGAGCAGGGCGATGCTCTGCTGGGTGAAGAGATGGTTCGAGATGGCGATGTCGTGCGCTGCCGCGAGGTGCGCCACCTTCACGAACTCGCTGACGCCGCCGACGCGACCGAGGTCGGCCATCCAGATGTCGGCCGCGCCGTGCGCCAGCATCTCGCGGAAGCCGTAGCGCGTCGCTTCG
This DNA window, taken from Reyranella humidisoli, encodes the following:
- a CDS encoding amidase, with the translated sequence MTAYKDFKPLTFHDAAKRFADGSDTPRAYLERCLETVAAREPVVKAFTAINEAGARETADASTARWKEGKPLSAIDGMPLAIKDLLETKDMPTQMGCEAFKGNFPKRDNAAVWALRQAGAIILAKAVTAELGGSHPGATTNPFDATRTPGGSSSGSAAAVGANMVPAAIGTQVGGSIIRPAAYCGNYALKPTQGGINRGERQATSQSTHGPHANSLQDMWQVAIEIARRAGGDRGEVGLMGPSTLPAAVKPNRLVVLETEGWAEVDNATKAAFDGVLKQLRDAGVELIRRKDHPWVEALEQSIANGRNVCGGVTSWENRWGQRGIVDNNPAGVSERAKATLAKAETMSLDDYRMALLARQNAQRMHATMAPLADAAITLACPGPAPVWSGDVPGQPLAPRPTGDFVFNAPSSMLFAPVVTLPLMSVGGLPVGLQLMGQQHEDARMTGLARWFDETLKRVSA
- a CDS encoding Bug family tripartite tricarboxylate transporter substrate binding protein; the encoded protein is MTKVITTRRSLLRAGAGLIVAAPSIVRAQGAAWPNKPITIVVNFPAGGLTDGIARAFGQSVSQATGQQVMIDNKPGASGNIGAALVARAPADGYTFLHSVSSTLIQNRVMFKTLGFDPDKDLTVVSGTSSGVLPVVVHKSLPAEVNDLKSFIEYAKKNKVNFGSWAMGSSAHIFAQTLNEKYGLTMEVVTYKGEAPMWQDMGAGQLQAAMGSPQAMNALIVKGDVRGIAAPSKVRARVFPNVPTSREQGFDDDAFTVSGWLALAAPAATPKDIVKRMSDLWVAAADSEPGKKMMDSFALVEKPMPHEEVMADYERLKTVLIPRIVALGMKPE